Proteins encoded in a region of the Streptomyces akebiae genome:
- a CDS encoding polysaccharide deacetylase family protein — MKSGSKPHKGRRRKARPPRRTTRPQFLTVAALLVVASLVGGYLVLNQSADTAPTASSAGSDSDKGATKKEPVWDGKTKIIGDGSTSYTGPQKGRLKAVRLKKGEKPPQFVVFSWDGALAGDDNLFEHYRQMAKKYDAHMTFFLTGIYLLPKEKRDLYDPPQHDKGAAAISYPTDEHIRTTLEELGKAWEEGNEIGTHFNGHFCGDKGGADWSVAEWKQEIKEFNSFLANWKTNTGATDLDPLPFTVDAVKGGRAPCLEGQNNLVKAVKDFGYRYDASSPGAFQVWPGKKNGIWDFPLQMLPFNDDYQALSMDFNFLYNQSDGQTDGDPAMYPTWQQETIDTYMAGFNRVYYGSRAPLLIGNHFEQWNGGIYMNAVDEVIKTVCVKKDVKCVSFDELADWMDVQSPETLANLRGLDPAQAPADWASVVK, encoded by the coding sequence ATGAAGTCTGGCAGCAAGCCGCACAAAGGCCGCCGTCGCAAGGCGCGCCCGCCGCGCCGCACCACCCGTCCGCAGTTCCTGACGGTGGCCGCGCTGCTCGTGGTGGCCTCCCTGGTCGGCGGCTACCTGGTGCTGAACCAGTCGGCCGACACCGCGCCGACCGCTTCGTCGGCCGGCAGCGACAGCGACAAGGGGGCCACGAAGAAGGAACCCGTCTGGGACGGCAAGACGAAGATCATCGGTGATGGCTCCACCTCCTACACCGGCCCGCAGAAGGGGCGGTTGAAGGCCGTGCGGCTCAAGAAGGGCGAGAAGCCGCCGCAGTTCGTCGTCTTCTCCTGGGACGGGGCGCTGGCGGGCGACGACAACCTCTTCGAGCACTACCGGCAGATGGCGAAGAAGTACGACGCCCACATGACGTTCTTCCTCACCGGCATCTATCTGCTGCCCAAGGAGAAGCGGGACCTCTACGACCCGCCGCAGCACGACAAGGGCGCCGCCGCCATCAGCTACCCCACCGACGAACACATCCGCACCACCCTGGAGGAGCTCGGCAAGGCGTGGGAGGAGGGCAACGAGATAGGCACCCACTTCAACGGCCACTTCTGCGGGGACAAGGGCGGCGCCGACTGGAGCGTCGCGGAGTGGAAGCAGGAGATCAAGGAGTTCAACTCCTTCCTCGCCAACTGGAAGACCAACACCGGCGCCACCGACCTCGACCCGCTGCCCTTCACCGTCGACGCCGTCAAGGGCGGCCGCGCGCCCTGCCTGGAGGGCCAGAACAACCTCGTCAAGGCCGTCAAGGACTTCGGCTACCGCTACGACGCCAGCTCCCCGGGCGCCTTCCAGGTGTGGCCCGGCAAGAAGAACGGCATCTGGGACTTCCCGCTGCAGATGCTCCCGTTCAACGACGACTACCAGGCCCTGTCGATGGACTTCAACTTCCTCTACAACCAGTCCGACGGGCAGACCGACGGTGATCCGGCCATGTACCCGACCTGGCAGCAGGAGACCATCGACACCTACATGGCGGGCTTCAACCGCGTGTACTACGGCAGCCGGGCGCCCCTGCTCATCGGCAACCACTTCGAGCAGTGGAACGGCGGCATCTACATGAACGCCGTCGACGAGGTCATCAAGACCGTGTGCGTGAAGAAGGACGTGAAGTGCGTGTCCTTCGACGAACTCGCCGACTGGATGGACGTCCAGTCCCCGGAGACGCTGGCGAACCTGCGTGGCCTCGACCCCGCCCAGGCCCCGGCCGACTGGGCATCGGTCGTGAAATAG